From the Conexivisphaerales archaeon genome, the window CCTGTGAATATAGCCTCTTTCTTGAACCAGTCCGTGTAGAGAGCTAGAAAAACAGCAGGAAGTATCTGTATGATGACTATCGCTCCCACAAGGTAAAATTGAAGGGCGTATGTTGCAGGTATTGCGAAGACTACAGCTAATGCCACGAATTTGAATACAGCTGATGCCCACTTTGCAATCGTTGCTTCTCCTTTTTCTGTCAGGTTTGGCTTGAATTCCTTGATAACATTTCTTGCTATGAGGTTGCCCTGAGCTATAGCCATCACAGCAGCGGGAACAAGCCCTCCTATGAATATGCCCAGAAGAGAAAGCCCGGCCAGCCATGGAGGCAGTTGAGTTATGACCAGAGATGGTATAACATAGATCCCCCTGCTAGCAGCAGGAAAGTTTGACAGGAAGTTAACCGCAGCAGGCACTTTGTTGACCAGTATGCCAAGCATGTCACCCAAAGCTAGAGGTATTGCATAAAGAACTGCCAGAGAAAAGCCTGTCCTGAGTTTCTTCGCGCTCTGTGCTCCCAGAGCTGCGTTTACATTGTGTGGCCATAGATATGCTGAGACAACAACTCCAAGCATACTGGTTGAGAAGGCTGCAGCAAGCGATGGGCTCATCGTGAAGTATTTTGACGGTAGGCTTTGCATTCCGTTGGAGAATCCTCCGACAGCAGATATAGTGACTGCTATCACTGCTATTAGAGCTATCCAGACCAGTATATCTTTCATCACCGCACCCAGTGTAGCTCCTCTCAAGCCGCTGGTGTATGTGAAGCCAGCCAGTATAAGAAATGCAATGACTAGTGAAATCTCTTCTATCTGGCTAGATGTTACTGTGCCCAGAAGCATGCTTGCTAGTACTGCCTGCAGTCCTGTGATCTGAAGGGCTATGTATGGCACCAGAGCAAAGATACCTATCAGCGCTATGAATACAGGTAAGGCTCTTCCGCCAAACTTGTCCTTGACGAAGTCTGACGCAGTGACGTAGCCTCTATCTTTAGCCCTCTGCCACAGCTTTGGAACAAAGATCATGGCAAAAGTGAAGACCATCGCCTGATAGGCAACTCCGAAGAACCCGTAGGCCCCTGATATGTACACAGAGGATGGGATGGCTAGAATTGAATATGCTGTGTACCAGTCAGCGCCCTGCAGGAAGAATGTGAGTACAGCCCCCAGTTTTCTTCCTGCAAGAGCCCAATCCCACAGCTGATCCAGATTCCCCTTTCTGAACCTGGCTCCGTAGAAACCCAGAATGACGAATATGGCGAAGAGAACAACGAAGACAGAAGTCATTTCTGTAAACGACGTCGGGTCCATAGCTGTGTCAGACCTCCTTCGTTTCGGTCTCTTCCCCTGCTGCCTGTGTATAGACAAGCAGAAGGATTGTTGTTATTGCATACCAGACCAGAACCCACCAGTAGAAGAATGGAATGCCAAGTACAGTCGGTTGAACGAAGTTGTACCAAGGCCAGACATATGCTGCGAAGACTATGACTACTACTGCTGCCAACAGAGCACTTTTGTTGGCCATTGCAGCCTTGCGTGCAATACTAGCTTAAAAGCTTTTTTAATTGCGTAGAATTAAGAATTTTTGCTTGTTTAATCTATCAAAAAATATTATTTTCATCAAAAATATTTCCATTTTTATTCCTCAATCATAGGTGTCTTAGCTGGGGACCCATGTAAAGCTGCCTTGGCCTTGTTATACCCTGCTCCTTATCAAGTATCTGTTCCTGCCACTGTGCAAGCCAGCCTGCCATTCTGGCTACTGAAAAGAGGACTGTGAACATTGAGGTTGGGAAGCCCATAGACTGGTAGATAAGGCCAGAGTAGAAGTCAACGTTAGGGTAAAGCTTTCTGCTGGTGAAGTACTCATCTGATAGGGCTATCCTCTCCAGTTCAAGCGCTATGTCCAGCAAGGGGTTCTTGCCAGTAACCTCAAACACTTTATATGCCAGCTCTTTTATTATCTTTGCCCTCGGGTCATAGTTCTTGTAGACCCTGTGCCCAAACCCGTAAAGAAGTTTCTTCCTTGCATGAACCTGCTCGAGGTACTCTGGTATCTTATCCTTGCTTCCTATCTCCTGTAGCATCCTGACAACAGCTTCGTTCGCTCCGCCATGCAAGGGTCCGTATAAAGCTGCAGCTGCTGCAGCTGCAGCACTGTAGGGGTCTGCGTGAGAACTGCCAACTGTTCTCATTGCAGTTGTGCTGCAGTTCTGTTCGTGGTCTGCATGGAGAATGAATAGAACATCAAGTGCCTTCGCTAGGACTGGGTCAGGGTCATACTTTGTCGAAGGAGACGGCTTGAAGAGCATGTTCAAAAAGTTGGAAGTATAGTCAAGGTCGTTGTCAGGGTAGATGTATGGCATGCCAAGTGAATGCTTGTATGCCAGTGCTGCTATAGTCGGCATCTTACCAAGAAGCCTGTAAGTCTGCTTGGTTCGTGATTCCTCGTTGAATATATCCTTGGCATCGGGGTAAAACGTGGATAGTGCACCTAGCGTTCCCACAACTATGCCCATAGGATGTGCGTCATGATGGAAGCCTTCGATGAACTTCTTTATGTTTTCGTGAACCATGGTGTGCATAGTTATGTTGTTTACCCATTCCTTCAGCTGAGTTTTGGTTGGCATTTCTCCATAAATCAGCAGATAGGCTACCTCAAGGAAGGTTGAATTGGTTGCTAATTCCTCTATCGGGTATCCTCTGTAGCGAAGTATACCCTTCTCCCCGTCTATGAAAGTTATAGAGCTCTTGCAGGATGCTGTGTTAACAAGGCCAGGGTCGTAGGAAACAAGACCAAAGTCATCATCAGAGACCTTGATCTGCTTCAGGTCTATCGCCTTTATTGCGCCATTTTCGATAGGAATTTCATACACCTTTCCTGTTCTGTTGTCTGTAACAGTCAGACTTTCTTTCTGGGCCATCTGAATCACTTTCCTGATGTTTCAATCAGATTTACGTAAAAAACAGGTCTGTTCATTAAAATCGGAATGAGATAAGGCGAGACAGAATTTAAGCGTTTCGACATTTGTCGAACATCAGGTTGATACTATGACTGGTTGGTATCTACCCTTCTTATGGGCTTCGGAGAGACCTGCAGTGTAGGGTGGATAGATTATTCCCCTGTCAGTTATGAGAGCTGTGACCAGCTCTGGAGGGGTTATATCGAATGCTGGGTTAAAGACCTTTATTCCCTTTGGAGCTATTCGTCTGCCCTTTATCATTTCAACCTCGAGCGGATTCCTCTGCTCGATCTTGACCTCAGGTAAAGTTGTATCCATATCAACAGAGGACCAGGGCATGGCTGAGTAAAATGGAATCCTATGTCTCTCAGCAAGCACTGCCACTTGGTATGTACCTATCTTATTCACAACATGGCCATCACTCAGAACTCTATCGGCACCAACTATAACCTTGTCGACCATGCCCAACGACATTGTGTAGCCTATCATGGTATCTGAAATCAAAGTGACATCTATCCCATCCTTCATCAATTCATACGCAGTCAGCCTGGCACCTTGCAGTGCAGGTCTTGTTTCTGTTGCAATCACCTTTACATTCTTCCCGTTTCTTATTGCGAACCTGACGGGAGCCAGAGCAGTTCCGTAATCGACTGTTGCTAGCGAACCTGCGTTGCAGTGGGTTAATACCGTATCACCGTCTTCTATCAACTTCTCCCCGTATTCTCCGATCAGCTTCGACGTCTTTTCCTCATAGTTCATCAGTTCTACGGCTCTGGCGATTGCAGCCTCCTTTGCTTCCCCTGCACTTTTGACGTTTTGCAGAGCTTCGACCTCTCTCTCGAGAGCCCATCTCAGGTTGACTGCCGTAGGCCTTGCCGTTGCCAAATGCTCCTTGATAATGTTGGCTCTTTCCAGCACATCCTGCTTTGTTGAATATGTATTGTTCCGCAGGTCCAGGGCCAGACCAAAGGCAGCTACGACACCTATCAGAGGCGCACCTCTTACTGTCATATTTCTTATCGCCTCAAAAGCATCTTCTGCGTTTCTTATCTCAACCCATCTGGTTCTTGTAGGTAGCAACCTCTGATCTAGTACCAGCAGCCTCTTGCCGTTCCACTTGATCGGTCTCAACGTTTGATATGCCAAGCTGACTACTTTAAAAGATTTGACCTATTGTCATAATCAGATCCAAAAGGAGCGAAGGAGTTAAAAAGGCGTTCAAAATAGGATTAACGAATCGGTGTATTAACTGAATGTTTGCTCCACAAGCAGGATATGACAGAGCCTTAACCATATTCTCCCCTGATGGTAGGTTGTATCAGGTAGAGTATGCGATTGAGACTGTGAGAAGAGGTACACTTGCAGTAGGTATAAAGTGCAAAGAGGGAGTTGTGCTTTGTGCAGAGGAGAAGGTGAGAAAACTCCAGACTGAAGGTTTGAGCCAGAAGCTCTTCCAGGTTGATGACCATATAGGAATAGCAGCAGCAGGCTATGTGCCTGATGCTAGAGTGCTTGTAGATAATGCAAGAGTCTATGCCCAGAACAACAGGCTGATATACGATGAGGCTGTTGACGTGGAGGGTGTAGCCAGGAAGCTCGGAGACATGGCACAGCAGTTCACCCAGTATGCAGGAGTAAGACCGTTTGGTGTTTCGTTAATAATTGCAGGAGTTGATGAACAGCCGGCCATCTTCGTCACAGACCCGAGCGGGACATACCTTGGCTATGATGCCGTTGCAATAGGGGGAGGAAGCGACCAGGTAAACGAATTCCTTGAGCAGAACTACAAGATGGACATGACTCTGGAACAGGCGATCGAAATGGCTATCGCTAGTGTCAAAAAGGCAGGGGAAGAGAAGGCAGAACCAAAGCACATCAAAGTTGCAACCATAGATATAAAGACAAAGAAGATGCGAACTCTTTCTGAAGAAGAAGTAAATTCATATCTGGCAAAGGTTTCGGGAACGAAGGGGCAGCAGAGTTAGTTAGTTAGTTAGTTATTAGATAATTAATTCAGAGTTCATTCGAAGTGTCGATATCGTTAAACCAACCGTTTATAACTCTGTGTCTTGGAGAGATATACAGCGAGAAGGTGGAGTTGACAGATAAGATAACCACCGTCCGTTTGACGGTGGGCGGGGATAAGTTTGAGATCCTCGTCAAGGCGGACGCAGCCCTGAACTACAAGCAGGGGAAGAAGCTCGAATTGAGTCAGGTGCTGGCCGCGGACGAGATATACACAGATGCGTCTAAAGGTGATAGAGCATCGTCTGAAAAGCTGAAGAAAGCTTTCCATACCGATTCTTTTGTTCAGGCTGCTCAGATCATTCTCCAGAAAGGGGAGCTGCAGCTGACTACAGAGCAGAGACACAGAATGATAGAAGACAAGAAGAAGCAGATCATAAACCTGATATCAAAGAATTACGTTGACCCAAAGACTAACCTGCCACATCCAACCATAAGGATAGAGCAAGCAATGTCTCAGGTCAAAATGCCGATTGACCCGATGAAGCCTGCAGAGGAGCAGGCCAAAGCCATAATCGAGCAGCTGAGGCTTATCCTGCCTCTCAAGACTGGCAACGTAAAGCTCAGGGTGAAGGTGGATGCAATCTATGCGCCCCAGGTGATAGGAGTGCTGAAGAGTTTTGGCAACATACAGAAGGAAGATTGGAGAGCTGACGGAGGTCTGGAAGCTCTTATAGAGATTCCCGTTGCAACTCAAAGGGCTCTGCTCGATAGATTGGCAGCAACCACAAAGGGTAACGTGCAGGCTACGCCTGTTGAATGATTTAGATGATAAATTGGTGAATTGAATTGGTCAAAGTGCAGAGAAAGTTTGTGGTTCCGGGTGACCTGATAATAAGAGCCGACATTAGGCCCCCACCGAATACATACAGGATGGGAGATGCCATCTATTCGCTCAAAGTCGGCCTTTCGGAAGTAGAGGGAAGGAATGTCAGGGTGATACCTCTTGCAGGAAAATATGTCCCCAGGATTGATGATACAGTTATAGGTGTAGTAATAGACATGAATGCTTTTGCATGGATTGTCGATATCAATTCGTTCTTCCCTGCATATCTGCCTGCATCAGATGTATTTGGCAAGAGATATTCACCCGAAATGATCGACCTCTCAAGGAAGTTCGACATTGGTGACGTCATACTAGCCAGAATAGCTGCGTTTGACAGGTCGAAAGACCCCATGCTGACTGTTTCAGGACCGAAGCTTGGGAGGCTCAGTTCAGGGCATCTGGTGAAGATATCGCCTGTCAAGGTTCCAAGGTTGATAGGACGCAAGGGGTCTATGTCAAAGATGATAGAGCATGCAACAGGGACAAGGCTGATTATAGGCCAGAATGGTGTGGTTGTGGTTACTGGCCCCCCCGACAAGATACCTCTGGCAATAAAATCGATAGAGATGGTGGAAAGGGAGGCACATTTAGCAGGTCTCACTGAAGATGTGCAGAACTTTTTATCCAGGAAGCTGGGGGTAAAGGCGTCGTCGTTTGTCAACGAGCCTAGGGATCATGATGAGTGAGTGAAATTGGGTAAACTGATAGACAAAAGAAATCTGAGAGTAGACGGAAGGAAACTTGATGAGCTGAGACCGATAAAGATACAGGTAGGGGTTTTGAAGAATGCGGATGGCTCAGCTTACATAGAATGGGGCAGAAACAAGATTATGGTAGGAGTCTATGGACCAAAGGAATGCCATCCAAAGCATATGGCCCTGCCTGACAGAGCGCTTCTCAAATGCAGGTACCATATGGCACCTTTTTCAGTCGATGAAAGAAAGCCTCCTCAGCCCTCAAGGAGGGAGATAGAGCTGTCAAAGATAATCAGAGAAGCTCTTTCTCCTGCGATAGTGCTCGAAGAATTTCCTAGGACTGCAATCGAAATCTACGTAGAAGTGCTTCAATCAGACGGTAGCTCAAGGGTCGCTTCTATAACAGCTGCATCAGTCGCTCTGGCTGATGCTGGTATACCGATGAGAGATTTGGTTGCAGGCTGTGCTGTGGGCAAGGTTGATGGAAAGATAATTGCAGATGTTAGTGATATAGAAGATAAAGAAGGAGAGGTGGACCTGCCTGTGGCATACATGCCCAACCTCGACTTGGTTACACTGCTTCAGAGCGATGGAGCCCTCACTAAGGCCGAATTCGAAAAGGCATTCAAACTTGCGCTTGAGAAGTGCAGGTTCGTCTATGATATGCAAAGAAGTGCGCTTCTTGAAGGTTTCATGAAGACGAAGAGAGAGGTTGAGTGATATATATGTCTGCAGCGGAAAGAAAGCATGAATTTGTTGATAGCATGAGAAGGGAACAGATACTCGGAGAGCTTTCGTTCGGAAGAAGGCTGGATGGCAGGAAGCTTGAAGACTACAGACCTATAGAAATACAGATAGGCCCCATAGTGAAGGCTGACGGCTCAGCGCTTGTAAAGGTCGGGAATACGACTGCTTTGGTAGGTGTTAAGGTTCAGGTTGGGAATCCTTTTCCTGATACACCAAATGAAGGCATTCTGACTGTCAACGCTGATGTCCTTCCCCTGGCTTCCCCTTACGAGGAGCCTGGACCTCCTGATGAAGATACGATAGAGCTATCCAGAGTTGTTGACAGAGGAATAAGGGAATCACATATGCTTGATATGGAGTCTCTGGCCATTGTCGAAGGTAAGAAGGTGTACGCGGTTTATGTAGATGTTACAGTGCTGGATGTGGATGGGAACCTCTTTGATGCTGTTTCGTATGCAGCTGTAGCAGCCCTTGCAACCACCAAATACAGGAAGGCTGAGGTAAAGGGAGACGAAGTGACCTTGACCGAAGACAGGGTGCAACTCAAGCCAAAGACCATTCCTGTCTCTGTCACAACCGCAAAGATAGGAGAGTTCCTTGTAGTCGACCCGAACGGGACGGAGGAGGCGGTTATGGATGCAAGACTGACTTTCACTTTTGACTCTAAAGGCAGGCTGTGTGCAACACAAAAGGGAGGGACATTCGGGTTCACTCCTGCAGAAATATTAAAGCAGGTGGAAGTTGCTAGGCTGAAGGCGGCGCAGAACAGAAAGTTACTGGAGAGTGCGATAAAAAATGCCAAGAAAAAGTAGCCAGTCGTTAGCGGGTTTAGGAGCCAAGTATGGAGCTACCCTACGGAAGAGATATACCAGAATCTACAGGGAGCTCAAGAGCAAGAGGAGATGCCCCTCATGCGGTTCTCTCTCCTTCTCTAGAAAGGCTGTCGGGTTGTGGAGCTGCAGGAAGTGTGGCTACACATCGACAGGCGGAGCTTATTCATACGAATAGAAAAGACAAAGCCTTCCTTGGCTGGAGAGGAGAAGCTAGAATTGAATTCTATGCGTGAAGCTGACGTAAAGGTAAGTCTCAAGATACAAGTAAAAAGCGATAGGGATGTTGCAAGGAGTCTGGTCAAGGCTTTATCTCCAGATGTCAGTAAGGGTGAAGCGGTTAAAATCAGGACAGATGGTGAAGGTCTTTCGATAACAGCTGAAGGTACTAATATGCATGATTGCAGGAGATTGATAAGACATTATCTAACCCTTTTAAGCATGGCTGAAGAGACTATAAGAGTGGTAAGTAAGTGACCCCTGATGAGTGAAACCAACGTACCCCCCTGGTTGCAGGAACAGCTTGCCAAGTATGAGCAGCTCAGGCAGACACTCCAGACGGTTCTGGCTCAAAAGCAGCAGCTTGAAGCAGAGCTTGCAGATACTGAAAGAGCAATAGAAGAGCTCCGGAAGGCATCGCCTGATGCCACAACATACAAGATAGCTGGATCAATTCTTGTGAAGGTGCCGAAGGACGAGCTCCTCAAGGAAATGGAGGAGAAGAAGGAGCTTACGAATACTAGGGTGATGGTTCTGTCGAAGCAGGAGCAGAGGCTTCAGGCCAACATTCAGGAGCTTCAGAATAAGATACAGGAGATGCTTAAACCCAAGCAGGAACAGCCGCAGGGTAGTTCAGGCTGAAACTGATGGAGAGGCTTCTGGACTGGGCAAAGAGGAAGCCTGGTAAAGTACTGGTTATTACCCACAGAAACGGAGATGTGGATGGTATAGCTTCAGCGATAGCTGTCAAGAGGCTCATTCTTAAGATGAATAAGAAGGCTGAAGTGCAATTGGTAAGCCCGGAAGGGGTATCTTCTCAGGCAAAGAAAGTAGTTGAATTATTCGACGAACGTTTTGAGGAACAGATTCCCGATGATGAAGATGACTATGATGCTATAGTAATAACTGATACTGGCCATTCCACTCTTTTGACTGAAGAAGTTGAGGCTATAAAAAAGTCGAAGGCAACCAGAGTACTGATAGACCATCATCCTCTAGACCAGACGATGAAGCAGCTTGTTGAGTATGCTGTTGTAGATGAGAGTGCATCATCGGCCAGCGAGATGGTCTACAGGATTTTTAAGCAGCTTGGGGTAGAACCTGATAAAAAGACTTGCACCTCGGTCGCTCTGGGCATAATGTCAGATTCCCAGTTTCTGACCATAGCACGAGGCCCCACCATAATAGCCATGGCTGAGCTCATCCAAAAAGGAGTCGACCCTGAAAAGATAAGGTCAGTTCTGCGGTACAGGAGGGATGTATCAGAACAGATAGCAAGGATAAAGGGAGCAGAGCGTGCTCAGTTCTACAGGACTCAGTCATGGATAATAGGCTTGACACAGGTAGGCTCATACCACGCTTCAGTCGCAAGAGCTCTTGTCGAGCTGGGCTGCGACATAGCCATAGCTGAGGGCGAGACTGAAAAAGGGTCTGGGCAGACAAGAGGAAGTGTCAGGTCGACTCAGAGCTTTTACTCTGCTACCAAAATTCATCTCGGTAACGATGTATGCAAAGCTCTTGCTGATAGGCTCGGGGGCTCAGGGGGAGGTCATCCAACCGCTGGGGCCTTTACTGTAGAAAGGAACGTCAAAGAGGTTGAAAAGACGTTCATAATGCTGATTGAAGATGGATTGGGGGAAAGATTAAAGAAGATAGACTGAGCAGATAGCGTCTGGTTGTAAATACCAGAAAATTGGTGAGTGGCTTGACAAAGATTCTGGAGTTCAGGGATTACAGTTTCAAATACGCAGGAGCCAATTCACCCACACTTAACGACATAAGTTTTTCAGTAGAAGAAGGGGAAATCGTGGTAATTGCCGGAGCAAGCGGAAGCGGCAAGTCAACCCTGCTCAGAAGTA encodes:
- a CDS encoding ribosome assembly factor SBDS, whose translation is MELTDKITTVRLTVGGDKFEILVKADAALNYKQGKKLELSQVLAADEIYTDASKGDRASSEKLKKAFHTDSFVQAAQIILQKGELQLTTEQRHRMIEDKKKQIINLISKNYVDPKTNLPHPTIRIEQAMSQVKMPIDPMKPAEEQAKAIIEQLRLILPLKTGNVKLRVKVDAIYAPQVIGVLKSFGNIQKEDWRADGGLEALIEIPVATQRALLDRLAATTKGNVQATPVE
- a CDS encoding sodium:solute symporter, with the translated sequence MDPTSFTEMTSVFVVLFAIFVILGFYGARFRKGNLDQLWDWALAGRKLGAVLTFFLQGADWYTAYSILAIPSSVYISGAYGFFGVAYQAMVFTFAMIFVPKLWQRAKDRGYVTASDFVKDKFGGRALPVFIALIGIFALVPYIALQITGLQAVLASMLLGTVTSSQIEEISLVIAFLILAGFTYTSGLRGATLGAVMKDILVWIALIAVIAVTISAVGGFSNGMQSLPSKYFTMSPSLAAAFSTSMLGVVVSAYLWPHNVNAALGAQSAKKLRTGFSLAVLYAIPLALGDMLGILVNKVPAAVNFLSNFPAASRGIYVIPSLVITQLPPWLAGLSLLGIFIGGLVPAAVMAIAQGNLIARNVIKEFKPNLTEKGEATIAKWASAVFKFVALAVVFAIPATYALQFYLVGAIVIIQILPAVFLALYTDWFKKEAIFTGTAISIIAGLYMVLQANHFGKITTTLYPTPLGSMYIGILVLALNLVITAALSAVIPKRGVTVQVPTGIPTGPAATESTQSGATKATEESQSQKP
- the mtnA gene encoding S-methyl-5-thioribose-1-phosphate isomerase gives rise to the protein MRPIKWNGKRLLVLDQRLLPTRTRWVEIRNAEDAFEAIRNMTVRGAPLIGVVAAFGLALDLRNNTYSTKQDVLERANIIKEHLATARPTAVNLRWALEREVEALQNVKSAGEAKEAAIARAVELMNYEEKTSKLIGEYGEKLIEDGDTVLTHCNAGSLATVDYGTALAPVRFAIRNGKNVKVIATETRPALQGARLTAYELMKDGIDVTLISDTMIGYTMSLGMVDKVIVGADRVLSDGHVVNKIGTYQVAVLAERHRIPFYSAMPWSSVDMDTTLPEVKIEQRNPLEVEMIKGRRIAPKGIKVFNPAFDITPPELVTALITDRGIIYPPYTAGLSEAHKKGRYQPVIVST
- the psmA gene encoding archaeal proteasome endopeptidase complex subunit alpha encodes the protein MFAPQAGYDRALTIFSPDGRLYQVEYAIETVRRGTLAVGIKCKEGVVLCAEEKVRKLQTEGLSQKLFQVDDHIGIAAAGYVPDARVLVDNARVYAQNNRLIYDEAVDVEGVARKLGDMAQQFTQYAGVRPFGVSLIIAGVDEQPAIFVTDPSGTYLGYDAVAIGGGSDQVNEFLEQNYKMDMTLEQAIEMAIASVKKAGEEKAEPKHIKVATIDIKTKKMRTLSEEEVNSYLAKVSGTKGQQS
- the rrp41 gene encoding exosome complex exonuclease Rrp41, which codes for MGKLIDKRNLRVDGRKLDELRPIKIQVGVLKNADGSAYIEWGRNKIMVGVYGPKECHPKHMALPDRALLKCRYHMAPFSVDERKPPQPSRREIELSKIIREALSPAIVLEEFPRTAIEIYVEVLQSDGSSRVASITAASVALADAGIPMRDLVAGCAVGKVDGKIIADVSDIEDKEGEVDLPVAYMPNLDLVTLLQSDGALTKAEFEKAFKLALEKCRFVYDMQRSALLEGFMKTKREVE
- a CDS encoding DHH family phosphoesterase, translating into MERLLDWAKRKPGKVLVITHRNGDVDGIASAIAVKRLILKMNKKAEVQLVSPEGVSSQAKKVVELFDERFEEQIPDDEDDYDAIVITDTGHSTLLTEEVEAIKKSKATRVLIDHHPLDQTMKQLVEYAVVDESASSASEMVYRIFKQLGVEPDKKTCTSVALGIMSDSQFLTIARGPTIIAMAELIQKGVDPEKIRSVLRYRRDVSEQIARIKGAERAQFYRTQSWIIGLTQVGSYHASVARALVELGCDIAIAEGETEKGSGQTRGSVRSTQSFYSATKIHLGNDVCKALADRLGGSGGGHPTAGAFTVERNVKEVEKTFIMLIEDGLGERLKKID
- a CDS encoding DUF3311 domain-containing protein gives rise to the protein MANKSALLAAVVVIVFAAYVWPWYNFVQPTVLGIPFFYWWVLVWYAITTILLLVYTQAAGEETETKEV
- a CDS encoding citrate synthase, which codes for MAQKESLTVTDNRTGKVYEIPIENGAIKAIDLKQIKVSDDDFGLVSYDPGLVNTASCKSSITFIDGEKGILRYRGYPIEELATNSTFLEVAYLLIYGEMPTKTQLKEWVNNITMHTMVHENIKKFIEGFHHDAHPMGIVVGTLGALSTFYPDAKDIFNEESRTKQTYRLLGKMPTIAALAYKHSLGMPYIYPDNDLDYTSNFLNMLFKPSPSTKYDPDPVLAKALDVLFILHADHEQNCSTTAMRTVGSSHADPYSAAAAAAAALYGPLHGGANEAVVRMLQEIGSKDKIPEYLEQVHARKKLLYGFGHRVYKNYDPRAKIIKELAYKVFEVTGKNPLLDIALELERIALSDEYFTSRKLYPNVDFYSGLIYQSMGFPTSMFTVLFSVARMAGWLAQWQEQILDKEQGITRPRQLYMGPQLRHL
- the rrp42 gene encoding exosome complex protein Rrp42, with amino-acid sequence MSAAERKHEFVDSMRREQILGELSFGRRLDGRKLEDYRPIEIQIGPIVKADGSALVKVGNTTALVGVKVQVGNPFPDTPNEGILTVNADVLPLASPYEEPGPPDEDTIELSRVVDRGIRESHMLDMESLAIVEGKKVYAVYVDVTVLDVDGNLFDAVSYAAVAALATTKYRKAEVKGDEVTLTEDRVQLKPKTIPVSVTTAKIGEFLVVDPNGTEEAVMDARLTFTFDSKGRLCATQKGGTFGFTPAEILKQVEVARLKAAQNRKLLESAIKNAKKK
- the rrp4 gene encoding exosome complex RNA-binding protein Rrp4 — its product is MQRKFVVPGDLIIRADIRPPPNTYRMGDAIYSLKVGLSEVEGRNVRVIPLAGKYVPRIDDTVIGVVIDMNAFAWIVDINSFFPAYLPASDVFGKRYSPEMIDLSRKFDIGDVILARIAAFDRSKDPMLTVSGPKLGRLSSGHLVKISPVKVPRLIGRKGSMSKMIEHATGTRLIIGQNGVVVVTGPPDKIPLAIKSIEMVEREAHLAGLTEDVQNFLSRKLGVKASSFVNEPRDHDE
- a CDS encoding prefoldin subunit beta; this translates as MSETNVPPWLQEQLAKYEQLRQTLQTVLAQKQQLEAELADTERAIEELRKASPDATTYKIAGSILVKVPKDELLKEMEEKKELTNTRVMVLSKQEQRLQANIQELQNKIQEMLKPKQEQPQGSSG